Within the Oncorhynchus clarkii lewisi isolate Uvic-CL-2024 chromosome 2, UVic_Ocla_1.0, whole genome shotgun sequence genome, the region ACCTGACACCCGGCTCCCGCAatgcgccgacaccggcctcgaggacgacctggagggcgaggcgcagggcgatccggatggaggtaATGGAAATCACTCAGCATACCTGGATCTAAGATGTcctccaccggtacccagcacctctcctccggaccgtacccctcccaatccacgaggtactgcaggcccctcaccttGCATCTAGAGTCCAAGATACCATGTACCCCCGGgggcccctcgatgtccagaggggggcggagggacctccgatacctcaccttcctgcaggggaccagcatattatgttatgttatgtggtATCATAACAGATGGTATCATATCGTATTGTACCACCTATATTACACCACGCTACACCATGCCATCCAACTCTACATGTCAGTCATATCCTTACCTCCACCCTCTCTTCAGACGCCCCTGTCCTTCTGGAAGAGTCCAAGTGCACAGTGGTGAGGGAGGGAGTCCAGTGTGTTTGCATGGCTACGGGTAACCCTGAGCCCATCATCGAGTTCTACCTCCCCGACAAGAACATCACCATCAACGATACGGACGGCCGCTACAACTACTACACGCACACGGACGGCCACACGTCCACGGGCATGATAAAACTACGGGAGAAGGGCGAGCGCCTGGGCAACGGTGCTGTCAATGTGCACTGCAGCATCAGCAACATATACGGGTCGGAGAGCTTTCATCTGGAGTTACAGCAGGAGAGTGAGTACACAAGTTCAGGTTTATGGTTAAACACAGAAACAAACGCATACAATTAAAATGCTACACGTTGTATAGCCAAGCATACATGAGAGATTGAACTGAAATCAGAAGTGTAGTACCTTTTATATGATATCTAGATTGACTGTATAAGTAAGAGCATAAACTGGCTACCCCATTGGCTTGATATGGCAATGGCATTATCTTGAATGTAAATACGTTATAGTACCAGGACCTAGCTAAACAGTAttttatgtttctatattgtctTCAATATGATGTTCTTGTCCGATGTTAGAGAAGTACATGATGGCAGTGATTGTTGGCACCATCGGTGGAGTGGCTGTCATCGCCTTCATCATCGCAGCAGTGAGATATGTGGGCCATAACAACAAGAAGTGAGTATCCACCCTTCACTAACTGTGACAGGGGTCGATGCGAGGTACaggtcatttcctgtttgaatCGACGATAAGGAAACACTTCAGCCTCGCCATCCATTCTAAAACACCTCTGTGTATTCATGAGTGAATGATTGATCGATGAACGGACTTGAGAATCATTAGTCATAAGTTATGCTAACGCCAGAGCGAGTTCAATTAATTTGCCATCCCTAGTCCCATTTCTGGAATCCTCTGAGATGGAGATCCAAAATGGCTGCTTGGTGGATTGGGTTAGCAAGCCAGACTAACCGTAGCCTATAGTTTGCAGGCTCAATTCCCTGCTTTGTACCCTTGACCTGCTATGCTAAAAATACAGCCACGGTAGCCTACTTAACTAAGGTGCTTCAGCATTATACCAATACATCACATTCCGACAAAAGCTTTTACTGAATGTCGCTCCAAGAGAGGGTGTCAGCTCAACCGCAACTAAACCCATGAACCAATAACCACAACCATGAACG harbors:
- the LOC139377124 gene encoding uncharacterized protein; this translates as MSSTGTQHLSSGPYPSQSTRYCRPLTLHLESKIPCTPGGPSMSRGGRRDLRYLTFLQGTNAPVLLEESKCTVVREGVQCVCMATGNPEPIIEFYLPDKNITINDTDGRYNYYTHTDGHTSTGMIKLREKGERLGNGAVNVHCSISNIYGSESFHLELQQEKKYMMAVIVGTIGGVAVIAFIIAAVRYVGHNNKKENGNPGQDLVSKLENPALYYSTVKKDKQCLRKKVLKTELLGSKFNSILEESTGEDGDYQPVGSMADLERQELNYAALQFLGGRSRDGGASGRGDDGSDYTEIKAK